One region of Bactrocera neohumeralis isolate Rockhampton chromosome 5, APGP_CSIRO_Bneo_wtdbg2-racon-allhic-juicebox.fasta_v2, whole genome shotgun sequence genomic DNA includes:
- the LOC126759534 gene encoding protein yellow-like, producing MLANLRSTLRNLAALLCLVAHAQATYKLQERYSWTELDFAFPSPGLKQQAIATGDYIPQNALPVGMEHWGNRLFVTVPRWRDGIPATLTYINMDHTPTGSPELIPYPDWRSNTAGDCANSITTAYRIKADECGRLWVLDAGTLGLLNTTTYPCPYAVNVFDLQTNRRIRRYELRSDDINANTFIVNIAVDIGKSCDDAFAYFTDELGYGLIVYSWEQNKSWRFSGHSYFFPDPLRGDFNIGGVNYQWSNEGVFGMSLSPIRSDGYRTMFFSPLASHRQFAVSTRILRDESRVENSFHDFVALDERGPNSHTTAHVMSDDGIELFNLIDQNAVGCWHSSMPYQPQFHGVVDRDDVGLVFPVDVKIDENRDVWVLSDRMPIFLFSKLNYNDVNFRIYTAALSTLIENTVCDIRNNAYSPPLFRQADVPHVAPSSRNYLTPVVGTGYSGTDPAKAYVFNNGMSYEIGSGGPHLFPRHSESLKNSVTTRNSDWWARH from the exons ATGCTGGCGAATTTGCGTTCAACACTTCGCAATTTGGCTGCTTTGCTGTGCCTTGTTGCGCATGCGCAGGCCACATACAAACTGCAGGAGCGTTATAGTTGGACCGAATTGGATTTTGCATTTCCTAGTCCTGGTTTGAAGCAACAGGCGATCGCTACCGGTGATTATATACCACAGAATGCATTGCCTGTCGGCATGGAACACTGGGGCAATCGGCTGTTTGTGACCGTGCCACGTTGGCGTGATG GTATACCGGCTACATTGACTTATATCAATATGGATCATACTCCAACGGGTTCTCCAGAGCTGATACCATACCCCGACTGGCGCAGCAATACAGCTGGCGATTGTGCGAACAGCATCACCACAGCGTACCGCATCAAAGCGGATGAGTGCGGTCGCCTGTGGGTGCTTGACGCCGGAACTCTTGGTCTCCTCAACACCACCACCTATCCATGCCCATATGCCGTGAATGTCTTTGACTTGCAAACGAACAGGCGCATACGCCGCTACGAGCTACGTTCGGATGACATTAATGCGAATACGTTTATTGTCAACATTGCCGTTGATATTGGCAAATCATGTGATGATGCATTCGCCTATTTTACCGATGAACTGGGCTATGGTTTGATTGTATACTCGTGGGAGCAAAATAAATCGTGGCGTTTTTCGGGACACTCATATTTCTTTCCCGATCCACTGCGTGGTGACTTCAACATTGGCGGCGTGAACTACCAATGGAGTAATGAGGGTGTTTTTGGTATGTCACTCTCACCCATACGTTCGGATGGTTATCGTACCATGTTCTTCAGTCCACTGGCAAGTCATCGCCAGTTTGCGGTGTCGACACGTATTCTGCGTGATGAGAGTCGCGTTGAGAATAGCTTCCACGATTTTGTGGCGCTGGATGAACGTGGCCCCAACTCGCATACGACAGCACACGTTATGAGCGATGATGGCATTGAGCTGTTCAATTTGATCGATCAGAATGCGGTCGGCTGTTGGCACTCGTCCATGCCGTATCAGCCACAATTTCATGGTGTTGTGGATCGTGATGATGTTGGTTTGGTGTTTCCCGTCGATGTGAAGATCGATGAGAATAGGGATGTTTGGGTACTATCCGATCGCATGCCGATCTTTTTGTTCTCCAAGCTGAACTACAATGATGTGAACTTCCGTATCTACACTGCAGCATTAAGTACTTTGATTGAGAACACAGTCTGCGATATACGTAACAATGCTTATAGTCCGCCCCTCTTCCGTCAAGCAGATGTGCCACATGTTGCGCCGTCAAGCCGCAATTATTTAACACCAGTTGTGGGTACCGGTTATAGTGGAACCGATCCAGCCAAGGCTTATGTATTCAACAATGGTATGTCTTATGAGATCGGTAGTGGTGGTCCACATCTATTCCCACGACATTCGGAGAGTTTGAAGAATTCTGTTACCACACGTAATTCTGACTGGTGGGCGCGTCACTGA